DNA from Neovison vison isolate M4711 chromosome 12, ASM_NN_V1, whole genome shotgun sequence:
TCCGTGTGATGGCAGCGGGAGGGCAGCACCGACAAAGCACCGTAACGTCATGCACCGTAACGTGGCTgtgtccttcctcctccaggcccATAGCTGACTgctgaccacccccaccccccttggCCATGGACACCCCTGGCTACCCTGCCTCGGCGCCCACAACCTTGGAACCTGGGAACACCTCCTCAGCCTGGCTCCCAGACACCACCCTGGGAAATGGGTCAGTGGACCCAAGTGCAGCAGGGCTGGCCGTCAGCGGTGTCCTAATCCCGCTGGTCTACCTGGCGGTGTGCGTGGTGGGCCTGCTGGGCAACTCCCTGGTCATCTACGTGGTCCTGAGGCACACGGCCAGCCCGTCGGTCACTAATGTCTACATCCTCAACCTGGCCTTGGCCGATGAGCTCTTCATGCTGGGGCTGCCCTTCCTGGCGGCCCAGAACGCCCTATCCTACTGGCCCTTCGGCTCCCTCATGTGCCGCCTGGTCATGGCCGTGGACGGCATCAACCAGTTCACCAGCATCTTCTGCCTCACGGTCATGAGTGTGGACCGATACCTGGCCGTGGTGCACCCCACCCGCTCTGCCCGCTGGCGCACAGCTCCGGTGGCCCGCACGGTGAGCGTGGCCGTGTGGGTGGCCTCAGCGGTGGTGGTGCTGCCCGTGGTGGTCTTCTCGGGGGTACCCCATGGCATGAGCACCTGCCACATGCAGTGGCCCGAGCCGGCGGCGGCCTGGCGCGCCGGCTTCATCATCTACACGGCCGCACTGGGCTTCTTCGGGCCGCTGCTGGTCATCTGTCTTTGCTACTTGCTCATCGTGGTCAAGGTGCGCTCGGCAGGGCGGCGGGTGCGGGCACCCTCGTGCCAGCGGCGGCGGCGCTCGGAGCGCAGAGTCACGCGCATGGTGGTGGCCGTGGTGGCGCTCTTCGTCCTTTGCTGGATGCCTTTCTACGTGCTCAACATCGTCAACGTGCTGTGCCCGCTGCCCGAAGAGCCCGCCTTCTTTGGCCTCTACTTCCTGGTGGTGGCGCTGCCCTATGCCAACAGCTGTGCCAACCCCATCCTCTATGGCTTCCTCTCCTATCGCTTCAAGCAGGGTTTCCGCAGGGTCCTGCTGCGACCCTCCCGCCGTGTGCGCAGCCAGGAGCCTCCAGCCGGAGGACCTCCGGAGAAGACggtagaggaagaggaggaggaggaggaggaggagggggcagggaagcagggggagaggaagatgaATGGCCGGGTCAGCCTCATTGCGCAGCCTGGCACCAGCAGGCAGGAGCGACCGCCCAGTGGCAAGGTCAACAAGGACAAGCAGTTCCTACCCCAAGAGGCCTCAGCGGGAGACAAGCCGGGCACACTGCACATCAGCTATCTGTAGGGGGCCTGTGGAGGGCCAGCGTGGCCCCAGGACAGGACAGAGGCTGTGGGTGTGCCAAGGGCATGCTATCCATGGTGCCAGAGGCCTACGATGGGATGTTTGGAGGCCTGGGCTCTGATCCTATAGCCGCTGAGACTCGCTGTTTGACCTTGCTtaggtctctttctttctctgggccTTGCATTCTTTTCTGTGACTCAGGGATGGAAGTAATCAGCCAGGACAAGCTCTGCTGGATAAGAAGTCTGGAGGGGCATCACCCCCAGCTGGCCTTCCGGAGCAGGGTCCAGGTTCAGGGGACAAGGCCAGACTGGCTTCCCCTTTCAAAGACAGAGCATCCTGGGGGACCAGCCTAAAGGTTGGCCCTCAGAACAACACCAAGGTCTGGATTTCCTAGGCTCAGACCTAGGATCACAGGGGAGGGACTGGGGCCCCAAGTAGAAGAAAGTTCtacccagggcagggaggggtccAAACCtgttcaggccccacatcaggtccCCCGACATGCTGCAAGGCCTCGGCcagctcttcttcttctctgggcctcagaccTCACCTGCTGAACAACCCAATAACCTCCAGGCCCTCTTGGCCAGATGTTAGTGCTGGGACTCCGTGTTCCTGGCCCTGAGAGGCGGTGG
Protein-coding regions in this window:
- the SSTR3 gene encoding somatostatin receptor type 3; protein product: MDTPGYPASAPTTLEPGNTSSAWLPDTTLGNGSVDPSAAGLAVSGVLIPLVYLAVCVVGLLGNSLVIYVVLRHTASPSVTNVYILNLALADELFMLGLPFLAAQNALSYWPFGSLMCRLVMAVDGINQFTSIFCLTVMSVDRYLAVVHPTRSARWRTAPVARTVSVAVWVASAVVVLPVVVFSGVPHGMSTCHMQWPEPAAAWRAGFIIYTAALGFFGPLLVICLCYLLIVVKVRSAGRRVRAPSCQRRRRSERRVTRMVVAVVALFVLCWMPFYVLNIVNVLCPLPEEPAFFGLYFLVVALPYANSCANPILYGFLSYRFKQGFRRVLLRPSRRVRSQEPPAGGPPEKTVEEEEEEEEEEGAGKQGERKMNGRVSLIAQPGTSRQERPPSGKVNKDKQFLPQEASAGDKPGTLHISYL